A window of Spodoptera frugiperda isolate SF20-4 chromosome 17, AGI-APGP_CSIRO_Sfru_2.0, whole genome shotgun sequence contains these coding sequences:
- the LOC118276608 gene encoding nose resistant to fluoxetine protein 6-like, protein MKVYRVLCCIVFLGFICLTRAEYVNNKLKTEVDLVIDGLGHLDWSKHEKPCLDQTLQVLNGVKNYTVWAVWIWNSMHHPVGSFYGSRYSLGNYDQCLKAPSNFGEPTIKTQYCLTDVKVTDKENLKYGSANVHDTTEEFLSVKSKEGRRADTISWGVCLPAVCSHESVTKILKAIYLVNPITPLDPQITVDYCNKAGEKPVYSLRFYLFIFTIISLIATTIASSLYLEFNNTDSALRRIAYSFSLRRNWSSFAKITDDEIPVLSFTKAVVMSFTTCVHVFVFIVAGSISNGHDYDSLISVKDNIFGNTFQHLDLPAVENFFVISGLLLMKGLMEKKRNPIITLIQRYVRLIGSFSVLIFYTLAVSEYAGDGPLWKRNIIDREQKACEKSWLVGLLMLGNYVDSDNICQQVSWYIPADYHLAVMGTALFCLWQWNRQIGKITTIIAVIYSVVITGITTYSKRLPGILLYDIEKLIHVRDNVVYTDTYMKSHHRAGSYFLGMAMGYIITVYRPNKYRGVISKECSYLGLAAAFMLGLKVLSSAPAWCLGEYHAWSSAIYAALNRNLWALATCVCIGITEYGDVQILRKLMSWPGFTIFSRLAYGVYITHSLILERFLFSQRNPMHYDMFNLILNGIGILIISAALAVLLWLFVESPLSNLANLLLIPTKKTSSGIENVKEINEQSKATELKTKAL, encoded by the exons ATGAAGGTATACAGAGTACTGTGTTGTATAGTGTTCCTTGGTTTTATCT GTTTAACAAGAGCAGAAtacgttaataataaattaaaaacagaagTAGACCTAGTTATAGATGGCCTAGGACATTTAGACTGGTCTAAACATGAGAAGCCTTGTCTGGACCAAACGCTACAAGTCCTGAATGGAGTTAAAAATTATACTGTTTGGGCAGTTTGGA TATGGAATTCCATGCACCACCCAGTGGGTAGTTTCTACGGTTCCAGATACAGTTTGGGCAATTACGACCAATGTTTAAAAGCTCCTTCTAATTTTGGCGAACCCACAATTAAGACACAATACTGCCTCACTGATGTTAAGGTGACTGATAAAGAAAATCTGAAATATGGAAGTGCTAATGTACATGATACTACTGAAGAATTTTTGAGT GTCAAATCCAAAGAAGGCAGGAGAGCAGATACAATATCATGGGGTGTCTGCCTACCAGCAGTGTGCAGCCATGAGTCTGTCACCAAGATCCTCAAAGCCATATACTTGGTGAACCCCATCACTCCCTTAGACCCTCAGATAACTGTAGACTATTGTAATAAGGCTGGAGAAAAGCCAGTCTACAGTttgaggttttatttatttat ATTTACAATCATCAGCCTAATTGCCACCACGATTGCCTCATCGCTATACCTCGAGTTCAACAATACAGATTCTGCAC TGAGGAGAATAGCCTACTCTTTCAGTCTCCGACGAAACTGGTCGTCTTTCGCCAAGATCACTGACGATGAGATTCCTGTGCTCAGCTTCACAAAGGCCGTAGTGATGTCGTTCACAACGTGTGTCCACGTCTTCGTGTTTATCGTCGCCGGGTCCATCAGTAATGGGCATGATTATGATAGT TTAATAAGTGTAAAAGACAACATCTTCGGGAATACCTTCCAGCATCTAGATCTACCAGCTGTGGAGAATTTCTTCGTCATATCAGGATTGCTTCTCATGAAAGGTCTCATGGAGAAGAAACGGAATCCTATCATCACGCTTATACAACGTTATGTTAG ATTAATAGGGTCCTTCTCCGTTCTAATATTCTATACCCTGGCGGTGTCAGAGTATGCTGGTGATGGACCTCTGTGGAAGAGGAATATAATTGACAGAGAGCAGAAGGCGTGTGAGAAGTCCTGGCTCGTTGGACTCCTCATGCTTGGTAACTACGTGGATAGTGATAATATT TGCCAACAAGTATCCTGGTACATACCAGCAGATTATCACTTGGCAGTGATGGGCACTGCTCTCTTCTGCCTCTGGCAGTGGAACCGACAGATTGGCAAGATCACCACCATCATTGCTGTTATCTACTCCGTGGTGATCACTGGTATCACCACTTACAGTAAAAGACTGCCTGGCATACTGTTGTATGATATTGA GAAGCTCATCCATGTGAGGGATAATGTAGTGTACACTGATACCTACATGAAGAGCCACCATAGAGCTGGGTCCTACTTCCTTGGCATGGCTATGGGGTACATCATCACTGTTTACAGGCCAAATAAATATAGAGGAGTCATTTCCAAG GAATGTTCGTACTTAGGTCTCGCGGCAGCTTTTATGCTGGGTCTGAAAGTACTATCGTCGGCCCCGGCATGGTGCCTTGGGGAATACCACGCTTGGAGCTCAGCAATCTATGCGGCTCTCAACAGGAACTTATGGGCTTTGGCAACATGTGTCTGTATCGGAATTACTGAGTATGGGGATGTCc AAATCCTTCGTAAGTTGATGTCTTGGCCCGGCTTTACAATCTTCAGTCGCCTGGCGTACGGAGTCTACATCACCCACTCACTTATACTGGAGAGGTTCCTGTTCTCACAAAGAAATCCCATGCATTATGACATGTTTAACTTG ATACTAAACGGAATAGGTATCCTCATTATATCGGCGGCGCTAGCAGTGCTGCTTTGGCTGTTTGTGGAGTCGCCTTTAAGCAACTTGGCTAATCTCCTTCTAATCCCTAC
- the LOC118276609 gene encoding O-acyltransferase like protein-like, with translation MWALVLLSYLISPILAEPSQTQGLTAVDIVISGLKEQAWTDDDQPCLEQTLFILDNVRNYTAWAVWVWNSMHSPVGTFYGSEYSLGNYDQCLNAPTTAADPGLVTQYCLADITLTEKEYGKKHHDVLGSTEPYLATRTPIGRNLNRVIWGTCLPSTCKPDTISKILRVMYQINPLTPSVPRITVDTCEAADKTTEYSFGFYAFMTLTTLLVATSVISTYYIQRSDTKTSFHTIAYAFSLQRNWSALTRKTNDDIGILNLLKVGLVTLAVTTHTAFFEVMGPISNGLHFDDVMLETKNPLLNMVKHIDLPVDNFLILSGMFLVQGLMAKNKKPLVGLVNRYFRLTASYAVVIFYVASVAIYTGAGPFWQKFAGREQQACVENWWLNLLMLNNYINSDNICLIVSWYIPCDYQLAVMGTMLYLLYQNKILGKKTAVLTVLVAVMIPGVVTYWKKLPGFLLYHNLETMLDIRKNDVYVETYIRSHNRAGPYFVGMAMGYIITKYEPKRYRNVISKKLSLLLFTLACVTAYIVATHPLSYVGLQYHHLSSALYAAYSRNLWAIATCTTIAVIEYGPVASVRGIASWHGFAVLSRLAYGVYLTHSIILQQNLYSRRNVQQFDLIYSEGMHGFGILAISVVFSLLLWLFVEAPLNNIVNLFTNSGSKKEIVNQKTKENGEGNSKMSDKIK, from the exons ATGTGGGCTCTGGTCTTGCTATCGTATCTAATAA GCCCTATCTTAGCAGAACCTTCTCAAACCCAGGGTCTTACTGCAGTGGATATAGTGATAAGTGGTCTAAAGGAACAGGCGTGGACTGATGATGACCAACCATGTCTTGAGCAAACACTATTTATACTGGACAATGTGAGGAATTATACTGCTTGGGCAGTTTGGG tatgGAACTCAATGCACAGTCCAGTCGGTACTTTCTATGGATCCGAATACAGCTTAGGAAACTATGACCAATGTTTAAATGCACCTACAACTGCAGCTGATCCTGGATTAGTTACTCAGTACTGTCTAGCTGACATCACACTGACTGAGAAAGAATATGGAAAGAAGCATCATGATGTATTGGGATCTACAGAACCTTATTTGgct ACCAGAACTCCTATCGGCCGTAACCTCAACAGAGTAATCTGGGGAACCTGCCTACCTTCCACTTGCAAGCCTGACACCATCTCCAAGATCCTCAGGGTTATGTACCAGATCAACCCTCTGACTCCATCAGTGCCGAGGATCACTGTGGATACATGTGAAGCAGCTGACAAGACTACGGAGTACAGTTTTGGATTTTATGCTTTTAT GACATTAACAACACTACTGGTCGCCACTTCAGTAATATCCACATATTATATTCAGCGCTCGGACACAAAAACTT CTTTCCACACAATAGCATACGCGTTCTCATTGCAACGCAACTGGTCGGCGTTGACTAGAAAAACAAATGACGACATAGGAATACTGAACCTCCTCAAAGTGGGTCTCGTGACGTTGGCTGTGACCACGCATACAGCCTTCTTTGAAGTCATGGGGCCTATCAGTAATGGACTGCATTTTGATGAT GTAATGCTAGAAACGAAAAATCCTCTCCTGAACATGGTGAAGCACATAGACCTGCCGGTGGACAACTTCCTCATACTGTCAGGGATGTTTCTCGTCCAGGGCCTCATGGCGAAGAATAAGAAACCATTGGTTGGTCTTGTCAATCGGTACTTTAG GCTCACAGCCTCATATGCAGTGGTGATATTTTACGTAGCATCAGTAGCAATATACACTGGGGCGGGACCTTTTTGGCAGAAGTTCGCCGGGAGAGAACAACAGGCGTGTGTGGAGAATTGGTGGCTCAACCTGCTGatgttgaataattatattaattctgaTAATATT TGCCTCATAGTAAGCTGGTATATCCCATGTGACTACCAGCTAGCAGTCATGGGTACCATGCTGTATTTGCTGTACCAGAACAAGATCCTGGGCAAGAAGACGGCAGTCCTGACTGTACTGGTGGCTGTGATGATACCTGGAGTAGTCACTTATTGGAAGAAGCTACCTGGCTTTCTACTGTACCATAATTTAGA GACTATGTTAGACATAAGAAAGAACGATGTCTACGTGGAGACATACATCAGAAGCCACAACAGAGCTGGTCCCTACTTCGTGGGGATGGCGATGGGATACATCATCACCAAGTACGAACCTAAACGTTATCGGAATGTTATTTCCAAG AAACTATCCCTCCTGCTATTCACATTAGCGTGTGTAACAGCCTACATAGTGGCGACACACCCACTGTCCTACGTCGGCTTGCAGTACCACCACCTCAGTTCCGCCCTATACGCCGCCTACAGCAGGAACCTGTGGGCCATAGCCACCTGCACCACTATTGCAGTCATCGAGTATGGACCTGTTG CCAGTGTACGTGGCATCGCGAGCTGGCATGGGTTCGCGGTGCTCAGCCGGCTGGCATACGGGGTCTACCTGACCCACTCCATCATCCTGCAGCAGAACTTATACTCCAGGAGAAATGTCCAGCAGTTCGACTTGATATACTCTGAG GGTATGCATGGCTTCGGTATCCTGGCCATATCGGTGGTGTTCTCCCTTCTCCTCTGGCTGTTTGTGGAAGCTCCATTGAATAACATAGTCAACCTATTCACCAATTCTGG ATCGAAGAAAGAGATTGTGAACCAAAAGACCAAAGAGAATGGTGAAGGAAATTCCAAAATGtcggataaaataaaataa